Below is a genomic region from Salvelinus fontinalis isolate EN_2023a chromosome 2, ASM2944872v1, whole genome shotgun sequence.
aactctccctgcagtaactacctttccctgcagtaactaactctccctgcagtaactaactctccctgcagtaactacctctccctgcagtaactaactctccctgcagtaactacCTCTCCCTGCAGTGACTAACTCTCCGTGCAGTGACTAACTCTCCGTGCAGTGACTAACTCTCCGTGCAGTGACTAACTCTCCGTGCAGTGACTAACTCTCCGTGCAGTGACTAACTCTCCGTGCAGTGACTAACTCTCCGTGCAGTGACTAACTCTCCGTGCAGTGACTAACTTTCCGTGCAGTGACTAACTCTCCGTGCAGTAACTACCTCTCCCTGCAGTGACTAACTCTCCGTGCAGTGACTAACTCTCCGTGCAGTGACTAACTCTCCGTGCAGTGACTAACTCTCCGTGCAGTGACTAACTCTCCGTGCAGTGACTAACTCTCCGTGCAGTGACTAACTCTCCGTGCAGTGACTAACTCTCCGTGCAGTAACTAACTCTCCCTGCAGTGACTAACTCTCCCTGCAGTGACTAACTCTCCGTGCAGTGACTAACTCTCCGTGCAGTAACTAactctccctgcagtaactaactctccctgcagtaactaaCTCTCCCTGCAGTGACTAACTCTCCGTGCAGTGACTAACTCTCCGTGCAGTGACTAACTCTCCGTGCAGTGACTAACTCTCCGTGCAGTGACTAACTCTCCGTGCAGTGACTAACTCTCCGTGCAGTAACTAactctccctgcagtaactaactctccctgcagtaactaactctccctgcagtaactacctctccctgcagtaactaactctccctgcagtaactaactctccctgcagtaactaactctccctgcagtaactaactctccctgcagtaactaactctccctgcagtaactacctctccctgcagtaactaactctccgtgcagtaactaactctccctgcagtaactaactctccgtgcagtaactaactctccctgcagtaactaactctccctgcagtaactaactctccctgcagtaactaactctccgtgcagtaactaactctccgtgcagtaactaactctccgtgcagtaactaactctccctgcagtaactaactctccctgcagtaactaaCTCTCCGTGCAGTAACTAACTCTCCGTGCAGTGACTAACTCTCCCTGCAGTGACTAACTCTCCCTGCAGTGACTAactctccctgcagtaactaactctccctgcagtaactaactctccctgcagtaactaactctccctgcagtaactaactctccctgcagtaactacctctccctgcagtaactaactctccctgcagtaactaactctccctgcagtaactacctctccctgcagtaactaactctccctgcagtaactacctctccctgcagtaactaactctccctgcagtgactaactctccctgcagtaactaaCTCTCCCTGCAGTGCAATGCATCACTGACCACTGATATCCTGTTTATTATTCAGGATACTCAAGTATTCTCTTTTGAGTTGACACATATAAATATTTGCCCAAACAGTTAGTACAGTACTCATAAATCTATCATAAATTATAGGCTTCTGTACTTACAAAATGATAAGGGCACTGTAAATAAAATATCTGATTATCTTACCCAGGTAGAACATGTACGTTGCCGTGACGAAGGCCATGAAGTAGATTCCGGCGGCGAAGGACACCATGCCGATGATGATGAGGGTGACGTCACTCACCCACCTGGACATTATCATGACACCCAGGAAGCTCGTCAGGAAGACTGTGAACCCTGCGGCGTTACCGTAACCTACCTGTTGACGTGTTTTGGTTTAACCAGAGCCCGCTATTGCAAGAGTTAATTCTCACAAGTCACAACTCTGAAATAAGGGTTTTATCCTAGATCTTTGTTTGTGCCATCGTTCCAACTCCTTGTCAAACATGTTTGGCATGACAGGGCGAGAAGTGGCATAATGGCGTAAACCAGGCTACAAATGCACATCTTGTTTGATTTAATCAGGACTAATcatgtaatatatatttttttttttacccccaaataaaatacattttaactcaccTGTGTAGCACTCCAGTTCAGAGGCTCCTTCATCTCAAAGGTCACCAGTATCTCCATCCCACCTCCGACGGCCACGTCATATAAAATACCGCTAGCGAAGAGAAGCAGAATGTTCAAAATATTCCTGGGATATCGCTCAGTGACCAAGCCGTTGGTCTCGTTGCGCTCTTGCGCGCTTGTCGAGACACTTGGTTTTAGAAAGAAGAACGTTGTGTAGATGAGACACAAAAAGTAGAGGAAGACACTCAGGCTCACTAACAGAGTCCCCTGTTTAAAGTCCACACTGTACAACTGGAAGAGGTGCCCGGACGCTAGACTACCGATGAGACCGGCTACTCCGTAGACCAGCTCGATGTGCATCATGTGAAGAGAGCGGTCCTCCTCGGTGGAGGTGAGCGACACCAGGGCCATGACCCCGGCCCAGTAGGAGCAGAACCCGCCGCTGAGTCCGTGGAACACCACCCCGCCGAACATCGCCTGTATCGGGAGCTCCATCACTATGACCAGGAGTAAGACTACTCTGGAGACCAGGTAACCCACCAGAGGGATGACGATGGGGATCTTCCGgtaccccaggtcccctaccttGGACGGATGAATGAATTGTATTAGACGTATTTAAAACACACAAAGTTGCTATTTAAAAGTACAACCATAGGCTATATTAAAAACGATCCAGGATTAAAACCGAGTATCGACTTACCTTGGCTAAAAGAATAGCGGGTAGAATCGGAACGAACTTGGCCAGCATATTATATATCATGTAGAAGTTGGACATAGCTTTCTGCCGGCTGTCTTCGGTGGGGGTGGGATAGAGCGCATCGGTCATGTTGGCGCATCTCTCCTTGACCACCATCTGCAAACCGGTGTCGAAAAACGCGCTGGCTATTTGGGCACATAAAACCACCGGCTCGATGCGTTTACGCATTTTCCCTAATGACCACATGATTAGTCCCGATAGAAATCGACAGGcaggatatttaaaaaaaatatatatatctaccAAGTAAACTCCAACGCCTAACCTAACCAAGGACTGCCACCTGTCCAAGTCTGGGTGACTGTAGACATTTGCGCTTTACTGATCACGACATAACCTATCCAATACCCATTCACGTCTAGTTCCGTGTTTCAAACCGAGCCATGAGCTCACAGAGTAGATTACTGTACGTACATGATGACAAAAGACTGGGTGGGACTGGGAGTGGTACGACAGCCTCTTAGGGAAGTTGGCTCAGAACAAATATTAAAACAAGCCTAACTGCACAGGCGTTCATTTTGGCATTCGTTTTTTAGATATAGTCTAGTCTTGGTcattttgacaaaaatatataattaaatcACATGTTTGTCATTTGAATAATGACCAGTGGTGGAAATAGTACCCAtgtgtcatacttgagtaaaagtaaagtaattaatagaaaataactcaagtaaaagtgaaagtcactcagtaaaacactacttgagtaaaagtctaaaagtatttggttttaaatatcctTAAATATCAAAAGTCAAAGTATAAATACTTTCAAATTGCTTATATTTAAGCAAACACAAcatcatttgtatttgtatttgttatttacagatagccagggccacactccaacactcaggcatCATTTACAAAATgtagcatttgtgtttagtgagtctgccagattagaggaagtagggatgaccagggatgttctctgtttagtgagtccaccagatcagaggcagtagggatgaccagggatgttctctgtttagtgagtcctccagatcagaggcagtagagatgaccagggatggtcTGTTGATCAATGTGTGAATCTGACCATTttactgtcctgctaagcattcaagatataatgagtacttttgggtgtcagcggaaaaagtacataattttcttagGCAAtgtagtaaaagtaaaagttgtcaaaaatataaatagtaaagtgaagtacagatacccccaaaaactagtTACGTACTACTTTAATgtgtttttacttaagtactgtaCACCACTGATAATGAATGTCTCGTTATTGTCAAAATGACGAAAACAGTGGGTCAACTAAATGCCCTTTCATTTTAGTCTCAATAACATTTGTATGGCTTCATTAACCCATactacacatacactaccgttcaaacgtttggggtcacttagaaatgtcctggtTTTTGAAAgacaagcacattttttgtccattttaaaataacatcaaattgatcagaaatacagtgtagacattgttaattgtCACGCTCGTCATTatgaatggaccaaggtgcagcgtggtaggcgtacattttcctttattaaatgaacaccgaacaaaaacaacaaaataccaaacaaaacgtgaagctaataatagtgctgacatgcaactatccatagacaagatcccacaaatcacaataggaaaatggctacctaaatatgatccccaatcagagacaacgataaacgaTAAAAGtgcagactccggccgcaaaacctgactcaatagggaagggtccgggtgggcatctaccgtcgggggcggttccggtgcggggcgaagtacccactcTGCTCGTGGACACGTCATCGGAGGAACCAGACTGTGGCAAGTTGCGGGAAGAACTGGACTGGGGGTCGACGCCGGACGAACCGGACCGTAgttcgtcgccggggactccggaccgtagatcgtcgccggggactccggaccgtagttcgtcgccggggactccggaccgtagatcgtcgccgaggactccggaccgtagaccgtcgctggaggctccggaccaccgatcgtcgctggaggttccagaCCACCGATcgttggaaaaatggctgtgtttttctgtgaataggtgaTGAccaaacataatgatatgttgtgctttcatcgtaaagcctttttgaagtcggacactgtggtgggattaacaataaGTTTATCTTTGAaattgtgtaaaatacttgtatgtctgaggaattttaattatgagatttctgttgttttgaatttgccgCACTgctctttcactggctgttgtcatatcgatcccgttaacgggatcccagccataagaagttaaacagtacccacaaaacaccagtctcaacgtcaacagtgaagaggcgactccgggatgctggccttctacccacaaatgctgatgctccaaatactcaacaagtctgaagaaggccagtgttattgcttctttaatcagaacaacagttttaagCTGTGCTAATGATGGGGTCAActtggggtcatgataggggctgcaccaaatgattgatgtattataataattgattatgcttatgttgtattaatagaaggggaaggGCTATAAGACCCCTCCCCCactacatttatagggtcctggACTACAGAttagcaatatatatatatatgcattataaggtttaatattgttccacagtTCTTTTCTAGTCTCTGCTTCTTATAAGAAacggtctgagagatgtgtgagtTATTTGCAGTCTTaaacagggtgtctgtgagaAAGCGCCTCAAGGCTAAAAGAGATTCATAGACACAGAACCCTGCAGGGGAGTGAAAGAGATAAGAGACTAGTCAGATGAACCACTATAaagcaacttggggaaaattaCTGCTGAGCCCTTAGAAAACACTGGAAATATTGTTTTCTTCTGCAAGTTTAtaaaactgtatatgcatgggcttggtctcatgagtagaaggtGTTGATGTAGGCAGTTACATCACTAGGGGTTGACTGAATGCATATTAAAAGCAACTTAGACCTTGTCTATTTTGCAGAACTCAGGAGAGACATCAGTTGTATGTTTGATGTTTGATCTTTGACTTCTGTCTACAGctgtatttttttataaaaattGTTATGATTTATAAATGCACATTTTGAGTGTTCCTTATTTGTTAAGTAAATAACGGAGCCCAGATAAGTGGAACCAACATTTGGCGAGCTAGCCAGGAGGGAGTGAGCGCACCGCTACTGGACGGAACCTGAAGCCCCTTCTCTGATCTGATCACCAAATTATAAGGTAAACACCTGTTATATCGAAGTCTGTCATTTATAAGAAGTGGGTGTTCAGTGTTTCACTGGTATGTAAAAGCACCGCCTCCCTCTTGTAATTATAAAAACAAAGTAACctgaaatgtgcatgtacagtggggagaacaagtattggatacactgccgattttgccgattttcctacttacaaagcatgtagaggtctgtaatttatatcataggtacacttcaactgtgagagacggaatccagaaaatcacattgtatgattttaagtaattcatttgcattttattgcatgacataagtatttgatcacctaccaaccagtaagaattccgactctcacagacctgttagtttttctttaagagtccctcctgttctccactcattacctgtattaactgcacctgtttgaacttgttacctgtataaaagacacctgtccacacactcaatcaaacagactccaacctctccacaatggccaagaccagagagctgtcaaaatcaaaagtaacagtcagtatctggtgtggccaccagctgcattaagtactgcagtgcatctcctcctcatggactgcaccagatttgtcagttcatgctgtgagatgttaccccactcttccaccaaggcacctgcaagttcccggacatttctggaaggaatggccctagccctcacccgccgatccaacaggtcccagacctgctcaatgggattgagatccgggct
It encodes:
- the LOC129810592 gene encoding thymic stromal cotransporter homolog is translated as MWSLGKMRKRIEPVVLCAQIASAFFDTGLQMVVKERCANMTDALYPTPTEDSRQKAMSNFYMIYNMLAKFVPILPAILLAKVGDLGYRKIPIVIPLVGYLVSRVVLLLVIVMELPIQAMFGGVVFHGLSGGFCSYWAGVMALVSLTSTEEDRSLHMMHIELVYGVAGLIGSLASGHLFQLYSVDFKQGTLLVSLSVFLYFLCLIYTTFFFLKPSVSTSAQERNETNGLVTERYPRNILNILLLFASGILYDVAVGGGMEILVTFEMKEPLNWSATQVGYGNAAGFTVFLTSFLGVMIMSRWVSDVTLIIIGMVSFAAGIYFMAFVTATYMFYLARALTLFALIPMPTIRALLSKQVNGSSYGITLISLQLSFKIASLAYTPIYTKVYQATLDWFPGFVFTLSSIITVLATIPVSMVGCRAARGDGYERILGD